GCTCACGTCGGGGCACGAAGCCTATGAGACGCCGCTGGGTCCGGTGAAAGTGGACCGAGAAGCCCTGGACCACGTTCACCACTCGCTTAAGGACACACTGGGCTACGGCTTGACGCGCGTTCGGGAAGATCCGGAGCATTCCGTGGAAATTGAACTCCCGTTCTTGCAGCGCATCTTCGGAGATTTCCTCCTCCTGCCCATCATGATCGTGAACCAGCACCTCAACGTGGCCGAAGCGCTGGGCAAAGCCTTGGCCGAAGCGCTGCGGGAGAGAGACTGCGTGCTGGTTGCCAGTTCGGATCTTTCCCATTTTTATCCGCAAGACGTCGCGCAAACGCTCGACGGCGAAGTGTTGCGGCGCCTCGAGCGCTTCGATCCTGAAGGCGTGGTGAGCGCGCAAGACGAAGGCGTCGGTTACGCGTGCGGACGCGGCGCCATCGCGGCGGTGCTTTGGGCCGCTCGAGCCCTGGGCGCGAGCCGGGTGAACATCCTGCGTTACGCGACATCGGGAGATGTCTCGGCTGACTACACGTCGGTGGTCGGCTATGCGGCGGCGGCGGTTTCTGAGGCTGCTTGAATCAGTGTGCCACGAATTTCGCGGATTGGCGCGAATTCATCAGTCTCGACCAATCAGATGCGCCTCAAAATCCAGTGCATCCCCAAGTTTGCCGAGGGCTTCTGAGCTGGTACCTTGGAGCGCAGAGTTTCACTCTGCCGTATCGCCGATTTGAGATCGGCCGCGCATCGGCCATTAGACGCACCCTGGCCTGCCGACGCCGCCGCAGGATGCAATCCTGCGATACAGCAGATTTCAAATCTGCGCTACAGCCATCGAAACTCGCGGATGCACCGCTGGGTTTTGCTGTGTTTCAAGCGACTCATTTCATCTGTGTCCATCCGTGTCCATCCGTGGTAACCTGATTGACGGTTCATGACGCGATTCTGTCCATGATCAGGAGCCGAGAATTGATCGCGCCCGGTGTGGTGCGCGGCGAATGGTGGCACCCGACCGCGAGTGGTCGCGTCCAGTGCGATCTCTGCCCGCGCGCGTGCAAGCTCGGCAAGGGCCAGCGCGGGTTTTGTTTTGTCCGCCAGGAACGCGACGGCGGGATCGTCTTGACCAGCTATGGCCGCGCCTCGGGCTTTTGCATCGATCCCATCGAAAAGAAGCCGCTGAACCATTTCTATCCAGGCACCAGCGTCTTGTCGTTTGGAACCGCGGGCTGCAACCTGGGTTGCCGCTTCTGCCAGAACTGGGACATCTCCAAAGCCCGCGAGACCGACAAGCTCGTGGATTGGGCTTCCCCCGACGCCGTGGCGGAAGCCGCCGCTCGCTCCGGATGCCGCAGCATCGCCTTCACCTACAACGACCCCGTGATCTTCGCCGAGTATGCCATCGACTGCGCCAAAGCCGCTCATGCTCGCGGGATCAAAACCGTGGCCGTGACCGCCGGCTATATTACGCCGGAAGCGCGCAAAGACTTCTACGCACACATGGACGCCGCCAACGTCGATTTGAAGGCGTTCACGGCGCAGTTCTATCGCAAGCTTTGTTTTGCGGAATTCGAGCCGGTGCTGGACACGCTGCGCTGGCTGAAGCACGAATCGAACGTTTGGTTCGAAGTCACGACCTTGCTCATCCCGGGCCAGAACGATTCCGAAGCGGAGATCGCGCAATTGTGCGATTGGTTCAGGAAGGACCTTGGCCCGGACGTTCCGCTGCACTTTACGGCCTTCCATCCCGATTTCAAAATGCTCGAGACCACCCACACGCCGGCCGCAACCCTCGGTCGCGCCCGGCTGCAAGCCTTGAAGGCCGGCTTGCGCTATGTGTACACGGGCAACGTTCACGACGCCAAAGGGCAATCGACTTACTGCTCCCATTGCCAGCGCCTTCTGATCGAGCGCGACTGGCATGAACTGGACGAGTGGAATCTGGACGGCGACGGCTGCTGCACGTTCTGCGGCGCGCCGCTGGCAGGCCATTTCGATCCGACGCCGGGGCACTGGGGACGCCGACGTCAGAGAATCTTCATCCGGCCGGGGATTTGAAGGTGCGGCGGAACCAAAAGCGTTGTAGCGGCCTCCAATTACAAAGCGTCTGATCCACCTGGACACCGCGGCAGGCATCCAACATGCGTTCACATCATTGAATCGGCAGACCGGCAGGTCTGCCCTACCATTTGGTGGGCCTTGCCGAGAAGCTCGACTCGCCCTGCCTGGCTGCCTGGGTTGAGTTTTCTCGACAAGGCATTAGTGTTCAGGGAAACATCGGATGTGTCGCGCAAGACCCGGCAGCGTCACGAGAGTTAAAATGAAAAAGCTTGTTCCGCGTCCCGCCCCGCGCGCGTTCACCCTGATCGAGCTGCTGGTCGTGATCGCCATCATCGCCCTTCTGGCCAGCCTGCTGTTGCCGGCGCTCACGCAGGCCAAAGCGAGCGCGCGCCAGACGCGCTGCATGAGCAACCTCCGGCAGATGGGGTTCGCCTTCCAACTTTATGTGGATGATTTCGATTTCTATCCTCTGATCGGCTCGACCGTCAGCGCCACGAAACCGCAAGGATCGAAGTGGTATGACGACATTCGCCCCTACACCACCCAGACCTGGACAAATGACCTCTTTCGCTGCCCCAGCTACAAAGGCGGCGTGGAGGATGGCCGCGTCGATCGGGCGGTGATCTATGGATCCATCGGGAGTTATGGTTACAACTGTGGATCAGCGGACACGAATGACATTCTTCAGTTCGGTTTGGCGGGAAAATTCGTGGGACCCGGCGAATTGATGCAAGTCCCTACCCCGCAGAACGCCGTCAAGGTCCCCAGCGACATGATCATCGCCGCCGATTCCTTTTCGACCTTGTCCCAAAAAAGGCGTGTTCTTCTCGTGGGCCTCGAATTGTTGTCTCGGAGGCTCTATTCCACGCTGGATTCCGGCCAGGGGCCGAGCCCGAATGCGCGCGACGCCAGTTCGCGGCACCGTAAGAAAATGAATATTCTGATTGGCGACGCGCACGTGGAAGCAGTCGATTACCGGAAGGCGCTGCTGGACCTGAATCCGGATGTGGTCAAGCGCTGGCACACGGACAACGAGCCGCACATCGAGTTCTTCCAGTAGGTTTCGGTGCCGGTGGCGCGGCGCTCTTGCGGAGCTTTGTCAGAGCTTCAGGGACAGAAAACGCAGTTCTTGTCCAAGGCTGATTTCAGTCGATGCAAATACTCCCGCCTCGGGACCTCGATCGCTCCCAGCCGCTCTGTATGAGGGGTCACCATCTGAATATCGAACAACACGAAGCCACGATCGCGCAGCCGCTGGATCAGGTGATGAAGGGCGACCTTCGATGCGTCGGGCCAGCGGTGGAACATCGACTCGCCTGCGAACAACCCTCCCACGGCCACGCCATAAATCCCGCCGGCCAGTTCACCCCCACGCCAACATTCCACACTGTGCGCGTGGCCTTGGCGATGCAGTTCGCCATAAGCTCGGATGAATTCCGAGCTGATCCATGTCGAAGGCCGGCCTGGCGATGAAGCTGCGCAGCTTTCCATGGTTTCACGGAACGCGCGGTTCACGGTGACTTCAAACACCGACCTTCGCAACGTCCGCGCCAGGCTTCGAGAGACGTGGAAGCGATCCAGCTCGAAAATGCCTCGCGGATCCGGCGACCACCAGGTGATAGGGTCCACGCTCCACGGAAAAATGCCGCTCCGATACGCCAGCAAAAGCCGTTCGACCGAGAGCTCGCCTCCGACTGCGACCAGGCCATTGACGCGCTGGGTATGGATGGCCTCATTCGGGTCCGGGAACCAGAGGCGCCGACCCAGGACAACAGGCGTGGTAGAAGCAAATCTCACGTATCGCAGAGTTGCACTCTGCTGTATCGCCGATTTGCAATCGGCAATGCGCTGACAGGTTCCAGAGCGCTCGAACGAGTCAGCGCCAAGCGGAATGCAATTCCGCGATACGGCAGATTACAAATCTGCGCTACGCTACTAAACAGAGACCGGCGCCATCGCCGGCCGGGGCGTCGAAGACATCTCATAGAAGATCGCTTTTTCGCACGGAAGACCGGAGTCGGCGCAGGCGCCGCCTCCAGCACGCGGGGGCGCGTGCGCTCCCCATTGGTTCTGAATCGTTCCAACTCAACGCCGCTCGTGAGCCATGCGCGCGGAAAGCTCCGTCAGATGCGTGGCGACCTCGGAGATCGCCGCGTCCCAATTGCCGGGCTGCGGTTGGCGGAACAGGCTCATCGTCGGATACCAGGGACTATCCCGCCGCTTCAGCAACCACCGCCAATCCGCGCTGAACGACAGCAACACCCACACAAGGTGACCCAGCCCGCCCGCCAGATGCGCGACGGCTGTGTCCACGCTGATCACCAAATCCAATTGCGAGATTGCCGCGGCGGTGTCGGCGAAGTCCCCGAAGCGCGCCGGAAGCCCGTGCAGGTTGGGCCGGCTTTGCATGACCGCGGTGGCGCTGGGGTCGGGATCTATCTGCAGGCTGAAAAACTCGCAGTGGGGAACGCTCAAGACCGGTTCCCAACGCGCCAGGGCCACGGATTTCTGCGAGGACACCGGGTGATGCGGGTTGCTGGCCCACGCCAGGCCGACTTTGATCTTCGTGGCGTCATGCGCCGGGAGTTTCCAGTCCGTCTCAGGCGGCACGCGCAAGTAAGGTTCCCAGCGATGCTCCGCGTCGAGGGCCGCGCCGAAAATCCGGGGCAAACTCATGAGCGGCGCCTGGACGTCGCAAGGCGGCAACGGCTCTCCTTCGGCAACGACCTGGAGGTCCGGCATGGCGGCCAGGAGGCGTTTGAGCGGCGGCTGGCATTGCATGACCACGCGGCCTCCGCGCCGGGCCACCAGCGGCGCGTAACGGGCAAACATCAGCGTGTCGCCAAAACCTTGCTCGGCATAGAGCAGGAGCGCGCGCCCGTTCAAGTCGCTTCCGTCCCACTCCGGCTGCGGGAATTTGGGTTTCGGTTTGTGTTTCACTTGCCAGCGCCATTCGTACTCGTTCCAGCCGGTCTTGAAATCGCCCGCCAAAAGCGACGCGATGGCGAAGTTCCAGCGCAAGATCGGATGATGCGGGTTGAGCGAGATCGCCTTTTTGTAGCAGCCGATCGCTTCGCCCACGCGATG
Above is a genomic segment from Verrucomicrobiota bacterium containing:
- a CDS encoding leucyl/phenylalanyl-tRNA--protein transferase, giving the protein MGRRLWFPDPNEAIHTQRVNGLVAVGGELSVERLLLAYRSGIFPWSVDPITWWSPDPRGIFELDRFHVSRSLARTLRRSVFEVTVNRAFRETMESCAASSPGRPSTWISSEFIRAYGELHRQGHAHSVECWRGGELAGGIYGVAVGGLFAGESMFHRWPDASKVALHHLIQRLRDRGFVLFDIQMVTPHTERLGAIEVPRREYLHRLKSALDKNCVFCP
- the amrB gene encoding AmmeMemoRadiSam system protein B; this encodes MDIRPSPIAGTWYPSQSKTLAQLVDQHLAVAAAEGSAPPGRPRAVLAPHAGLRYSGPVAGYSFNCLRGLNPKIVAVIGPMHHLHTAPLLTSGHEAYETPLGPVKVDREALDHVHHSLKDTLGYGLTRVREDPEHSVEIELPFLQRIFGDFLLLPIMIVNQHLNVAEALGKALAEALRERDCVLVASSDLSHFYPQDVAQTLDGEVLRRLERFDPEGVVSAQDEGVGYACGRGAIAAVLWAARALGASRVNILRYATSGDVSADYTSVVGYAAAAVSEAA
- a CDS encoding tetratricopeptide repeat protein — encoded protein: MPFQASDPSGPDPFAEAERLLGAGRIEEAKFKLHRLTQHPEHGAAACLRLGQIYRRERQALESIEWFQQAAKAQPDWAEAHHELALALLDCQRAQEAVASLQQALALDKAHAGARRTLANLLQAAGHWREAAQEYAELLPVQPNDPTLFQQFGLCCQELGEFQLAEKAYLKTLHFGLDSPELQFNLGATRLKLGRPLEAISTFQKALLQDPLLTLANLGMANAYRQLGDLDSAEACLRRELEINPNCADAAVNLGVLLHERHRVGEAIGCYKKAISLNPHHPILRWNFAIASLLAGDFKTGWNEYEWRWQVKHKPKPKFPQPEWDGSDLNGRALLLYAEQGFGDTLMFARYAPLVARRGGRVVMQCQPPLKRLLAAMPDLQVVAEGEPLPPCDVQAPLMSLPRIFGAALDAEHRWEPYLRVPPETDWKLPAHDATKIKVGLAWASNPHHPVSSQKSVALARWEPVLSVPHCEFFSLQIDPDPSATAVMQSRPNLHGLPARFGDFADTAAAISQLDLVISVDTAVAHLAGGLGHLVWVLLSFSADWRWLLKRRDSPWYPTMSLFRQPQPGNWDAAISEVATHLTELSARMAHERR
- a CDS encoding DUF1559 domain-containing protein; its protein translation is MKKLVPRPAPRAFTLIELLVVIAIIALLASLLLPALTQAKASARQTRCMSNLRQMGFAFQLYVDDFDFYPLIGSTVSATKPQGSKWYDDIRPYTTQTWTNDLFRCPSYKGGVEDGRVDRAVIYGSIGSYGYNCGSADTNDILQFGLAGKFVGPGELMQVPTPQNAVKVPSDMIIAADSFSTLSQKRRVLLVGLELLSRRLYSTLDSGQGPSPNARDASSRHRKKMNILIGDAHVEAVDYRKALLDLNPDVVKRWHTDNEPHIEFFQ
- the amrS gene encoding AmmeMemoRadiSam system radical SAM enzyme, with the translated sequence MIRSRELIAPGVVRGEWWHPTASGRVQCDLCPRACKLGKGQRGFCFVRQERDGGIVLTSYGRASGFCIDPIEKKPLNHFYPGTSVLSFGTAGCNLGCRFCQNWDISKARETDKLVDWASPDAVAEAAARSGCRSIAFTYNDPVIFAEYAIDCAKAAHARGIKTVAVTAGYITPEARKDFYAHMDAANVDLKAFTAQFYRKLCFAEFEPVLDTLRWLKHESNVWFEVTTLLIPGQNDSEAEIAQLCDWFRKDLGPDVPLHFTAFHPDFKMLETTHTPAATLGRARLQALKAGLRYVYTGNVHDAKGQSTYCSHCQRLLIERDWHELDEWNLDGDGCCTFCGAPLAGHFDPTPGHWGRRRQRIFIRPGI